The Rhododendron vialii isolate Sample 1 chromosome 3a, ASM3025357v1 nucleotide sequence CACTCtgatgatccgaatcgttcataGTTAGAACTCGTCGAGAACAAAAAAATCCAAGTAGCAAACCTAATGACAATATATTGATAATTACATGATAATGTATTCATATTGAAAAAACAAGTTTTGATCCAGTGTGCgcatttatttatttcaagataaataattttcaaaattacatccACGATATTCCATCAACGTATCTTTGGGTTACCAATATTCTAGACGAACTCTaaagagaaaagggaaaataatggccagtgacgtgttttgataattaatacccgtcaaggacattttcagcattaacaattgttcttagcatgtccttggtggatattaattatcaaaacacgtcctgggccttCATTTTCCCGAGAAAATGGTAACGTCCGCCCAAGGCCCCAAGTGACCACAAGAAAGGCCACAATTGTAGGATTATGGAGACTGGAGAGGATCCATGCATAGGAGGAGCCCAAAAACGAGCGGGGGCCGGGCCGCACAAAGTGAAGTTTAATTCGGCCCATGATAACTGAAACCCTAGCCCTACCACAAAAAACCCTCTCTGTGCAACGCAATCCTTCCGCTAAAAACTTTATCCACTGCGCACCGCGACACTCAACACAAACGTAGTAACAGAGACAaggaccctctctctctctctctctctctctctccgtggaTCTTTAGATACCTTCTATCAGCGATGCCAGGAGCCGTCATCGAAGAAATTGAAGCCCAGAAGAAGCTTCAGGTATCGCTCTTTCTATCGCTAGCGCGTAGTCTGTTCAGTATGTATGTATTTATTACCCATATGTGAATAATACTTTTCAATTCACAGGAGGATGCGCCGGTGATCGAGGACGTGAAAGAAGAAGACGACCACGACGATGACGCTGACGACtccgacgacgacgacgatgacaaGGAAGACGGCGGTCAAGGTTTGGATATAGTCtcccctttttctttccctttctcaaCTGTTTAGTCATCGACGTGTATGTGGATTTGCATTTGTTCATGTACTGTTGCTTCAAACTGTTTAAGAACTGGTCTATCTAGCCCGACTTTTTGTCACTTGGAAAGTcaaagattgatttttttttttcgtggaAATCGGGGTTTGGAGGTGAATGAACGATTGAATATCGTAGTAGAAAGGGTAGGACATGGACTTTATGAACCCAGCTTTTTGTCACTGTGAAAGTTAAAGATTGCTTTTTTGGGTGGAAATCTGGTTTTGGAGGCGAATAAACGAATGAATATCATAGTAGAAGGGTAAGACATGGGACTTTATGAAAATTCCAATGAACCTTATTGGAACAATTGGAGGATGGTTAATGCCCTTTGGATAACAAATTGATAGGGAATGGGACGAGTTTCTTGTATTTGATACAGGAGGATATGTATTTGTTGTAACATGTGTCTGTTATAACTTATAGGGTTTATCTTTTAGGACATATTATTAGGTTAGCTTTATCTTTGTCCTGCATCACAAAGACACAAACTCTACAAAGCTCGGTGTACACCATGCGTTGGTGGATATTGGAGCAGTTATCCTATCTAATTAGCAGTTATAACATGTGTCTGTTATAACTTATAGGGTTTATCTTTTAGGACATATTATTAGGTTAGCTTTATCTTTGTCCTGCTTCACAAAGACACAAACTCTACAAAGCTCAGTGTATACCATGCGTTGGTGGATATTGGAGCAGTTATCCTATCTAATTAGTAGCTCAACCAATCAAACATGTCCATGTGCTAAATTAATTTCACTGACAAACACTAGGTGGGAGGGAGAAAGAGTCCACTTGACATGATTCACTTAAATGCAGGTTTTAGGCTGTTGTTCTAGTCTAGTGAATCTAGTgttatttgattttgtgctaGGTAAGTGTACTTGGGATTACGGAACACTTCATCCTTCAAACATTTTCAAGCATGGATTCTTTATACGACTCACttgatgcaaattttttttccttttctgattgccatatttttcttttctgaatGAAGACTGATGTGCTGCTATGCTTTTTGCATAGTGTATATACCATTGCAAGTGAATTTTCATCTTAGGGATTTGCATGATGGAGTGACTTGTGTTTTCTAAAAATAACTCGCATTGATGTTGTCCAAAGCTAACTGCAGATTAGGTGTTATAGAAGCTGTCAATTACAGTGTCAAATGCCATATAAATTTCCTAGTATGCACCATACTGTCCAAAATCTTGTTTTCCTCATCAATGTGTGTGCATTTAGAGTGTCATGGATAATATGTCAAGGTTTTGCCTTCTTTGTCATTTATGTCAACTCTGGAGATGATTGCAGCTGTTTTTAATATTATAGATTTCGAGTTGATCTTGTTATGTTCGGCCATTCTGTCTTGGATCTAGAACTGCTTCCAACATCTACATTATATGGAGTTTGTCAATATGTTCTTTTGGCTATGATGCCTATTTGTTTGCTGTCTATAGTAATATATTGATTGAAATGAGGTGCAGGTGCAAATGAGAGTTCAAAGCAGAGTAGAAGTGAAAAGAAGAGCCGCAAGGCAATGCTGAAGCTAGGCATGAAACCTGTTACTGGTGTTAGCAGGGTTACCATTAAGAGAACCAAAAATGTAAGTCACTGCCTTCATATGAAGAGGTTGATTCGTGTTAATGATGGAATGGCGTTTGACCACTAACCAATTACTATGTGTTTCAGgtattatttttcatctcgaAACCTGATGTCTTCAAAAGCCCGAATTCTGAGACCTATGTCATATTTGGAGAAGCAAAGATTGAGGACTTGAGCTCTCAGCTGCAGACACAGGCTGCCCAGCAGTTCAGGATGCCAGACATGTCTGCGATGGCGAAGTCTGATATTTCTGCTGTTACTGGTGGAGCACCTGCagatgaagaagaggaagaggttgATGAAACTGGGGTGGAGCCTCGGGACATTGATTTGGTGATGACTCAAGCTGGCGTGTCCAAGAGCAAAGCTGTCAAGGCTTTGAAGACTCACAACGGAGACATTGTCAGCGCTATCATGGAGCTCACAACTTAGGTCGGCAGGCAATATGGTTGGTGCTCTATGAAGATGGTTTCCTGAATTGGTGATGACTGTTGAGTGGAAATGTTTTTAGGAAAATTTGATGGTGTCATTTTCGTAGAATTTTATATTGTTGCACCGGCTACTAGCAAggtacatttttcttttttactttgttgggCTTTGAACCGTGGTGGCAAAGAATGCGTTATTTTAAGATGTCATACCAAATAGTTGTTGCCTGTTTGAACTCTTTTGTGGGAATTGCCATGCTTTATCATTCAATTTTCTCCATTTGTGTTAGTTGTATGTATGAAGGAGTTTCTTGCTCTTAGGATTTGGGTTTGGTCCTCCCTTGCAAAAAATGTATCATGAATATGGTGAAGGCTATAGGGTTGGCCAGACCATTTCATCTTTCAATCCCGATGATTATAAGAATTCTACTAATTTGACAGTTATAATGTGATGCCATGTGTCGTAAGCCATATTACTTATGTGTTGGTTGCTGTTGGAAACAAACTTCCATCAAAGATAGGCGTGATTCTGGCCAAACAGTATGTTTGTGTTTCAAATATAAGCTGCCTGTCTAGGTTTGTAATTCGATGGAGATTGATGTCTATTTTGTGCCTCTTTCTAGTTTCTACTCTTCGGGGGTGTTGAGATAAGGAGGCAGTTGGGCAGCCTGCAGTCATGCCATTTTCGGGCTTGTGCTGGGTTCATTTTGATGATCTAAACCaatcactttgtagagctcattGCTAACTTCAATCTTGTTCATTGAATATTGATTGATACCTTTTCGGAACACATTTTCCTTTAGAAAAATGGACTCGGACACTAGATCAAATGTTTTCCGTAATGTTATTGATCAATATCCAATGAACGAAAATTTCTTCATGACTTGAAGTTTACAATTAGCTGTGCAAAGTGATCGGTTTAGATTATTATAACAGACCTGGCACAAGTCCGAAAACGGGGCAACTTACAAGCAGCCTCATTGAGATAGTGTTATGGCGGTGGGAAATTCCTTCCTAATTAGGGTGTTTGTTCGATTGTGATTGAATCAATCTTGTGTAGGGTCTGGTGTCGGTAAGACAATATCCCGATAATACAGCTGATTATGCGGCCGTCATTTTCCTTAATTACGTAATTTATTGTTGTATAGGTAACTGATCTGATTTTATAATCCGAGTTGATAATGATTGAAACGCTCTTACTTGTTCCATTGACATTGTGGAGGGAGTCCAGCTCCCAATCCTGTAAATGGATTGGAGAGTACAATTTCATGCCgaaaaaagtttttttcttaGCCAACTTCAATAATCAATGAGCGGGGtcgttttatttttctgaacTCATCGGGAGCATCTACTATGTCAAAAATGAAGTTGATCACCTATCGTTTAATATGACGTCGGAACATAATTATATTGCTAAAAATGGTTGAAAtggatttttatattttttcgtgGGTAAAGAAATTGGTTCTCTGATATCTCCAGGTAAGAAGTGttgcaatcttttttttttttttttgcaagagtTCCAAAATCATACCAATTGATCGGGTGGAGGCATCTAATTTGTTGTTGTGTCCATATTATATGGTAATAATTTCATaccgaatgacaaaaaaaaaacaggtgctAAACATAGCCAGGATTAACACACGATGGATGAACAGTTTAGAATTTGATAAACCTTCCTCCGTCTCTTTAGTTGATCTTCCTGCAATCCGTTCGGATCTCTCCATCATCACCTGTTAAAACGTCGGTGTTACCCATCTTCACCATTGCATCCGCGAATTTGCTTTGCCAGAGGAATGTATTCATGGCGTATTGACTAACTTGGTTCACGGTTGCTGCATCTGTCAGGAGGGCCTGGTCCGAAGTGAACAAGCCTTGGTTAGCCTGAACGTCCATGTAGTAGCCGGTGTCCATGAGGGTTGGGCTGGAAGGGTCAATCGGAACCACCAAGTTAGGGTTGGTGTTGCCCTGA carries:
- the LOC131319884 gene encoding nascent polypeptide-associated complex subunit alpha-like protein 2 — translated: MPGAVIEEIEAQKKLQEDAPVIEDVKEEDDHDDDADDSDDDDDDKEDGGQGANESSKQSRSEKKSRKAMLKLGMKPVTGVSRVTIKRTKNVLFFISKPDVFKSPNSETYVIFGEAKIEDLSSQLQTQAAQQFRMPDMSAMAKSDISAVTGGAPADEEEEEVDETGVEPRDIDLVMTQAGVSKSKAVKALKTHNGDIVSAIMELTT